DNA from Quercus lobata isolate SW786 chromosome 1, ValleyOak3.0 Primary Assembly, whole genome shotgun sequence:
TCAAAGAGAGTTTTGTAAGGAAGAGATTACCAAAACTctacttataaataaataaataaagagattaCTGAAACTCTGCAGAAATCTCTTCAGCATAGACTTCTGTCAAAGAGAGAAACTCTGGCATTAAAGAGATGGGAAAGTTCTACTCTTGCTGAAATCTGAAGAAGAAAAGcatcaaaaaattattgttttgctGGAAtacgaagaaaaagagaagaaaaaatgattggAGAAGGAGAAAAAGCTGCTCGACAGGTAGGAACTTGCAGGTAGACTTAAAGTctcaagaaaaatttattattcttgtATTTTACATGACTTTCATTACTGCCATGCTTGTTTAGACTTAGCATTTCATGAATCCACAGAAAACATGACAACCATTTAATACTACATCATGATTTGATGGCCCAAAGCTTCAAGTATTGCTTACACTATGAAGTAATCAATCATGAAATCACATTGCACAATTAGAACTCAGACAACCTAtcgtttttaattttgtaaagtACAATTGATCTAGAACccatatatatcaaattaacaTCGACTATGATCATTTGCTTGCAAATTTAATGTTTGTCAGAAACCATCAATATATTTGTAGTTGTAATCATTACACTCTTGATCAGTAACTTCAGAGTTCTAATTGAAGCAATGGCTTTAAGATCAACCACTTGATTGATAAGCCAAATTTTGTGCTTAAGTTCACTCAGGAATCAATTCATATGCTTCTTTTAGGtacatataaaatagaaaaagatgaAGATACCTTTCTCTCTTCATGATCTTGTGATCAAGGATGAAGAGCTTCCCTTTCATATAATCATAAACTCAGGATCCTCTTCCAGGGCTTTCTTATGAAGTACCTCAATCATGAAACAGAAAATACAGgataaacaaaccaaaaacatCACAAGGAAATCTAACACAAAGAAGACTGCTTTCCTTGAGGGTTTACTTACATCTTTACCAGCCTTGTCTTCCTAGCCTAGAGAGCAATCTCTCACTGATGtccccatcaaaaaaaaaaagagtatgaaGAGGAAGGCTTGAGGGCTTGAAAACTTGTCACTTGCATCTTGAGTTCTGACCAAGCTGCAAGacttatctttttctcttttttttggtataagttCTGCAAGACTTATCTATTCTATTCACTTTCTTTTCCCTCTTCAattgaaataacaaaaatatagtgGCACACGGACACAATTGAGAGGGGGAAAAATTAATGTACTGGTTcctctaaataaaataaattagtacATTACCAGTAGGTTTCACAAGAGCAAAATCGATACCTTCAGATTACCAGTAATCTCCACAAGAGCAAAATCCATTCTTGAAATGATGAAATCGGTATCCATCACGCACTATAAGTTCCCTTGAGGTAACAAGGGAAATCAGCTTTATTGTCAGGTGACAATCATTGCATACTCGAAGATTCTTCATTACATGGATAGGCATCCAAGTAGGCAAATTAATCAAACCAAATGCCACTGCAAGTTTCTCACTGTGGTAGCCTTGTCCACGAAGTGACCTAATTGCATTTTTGTAGTTTCCTGTATCTTctatcttcttcatcatctccTCCAACTTTCTGTAAATATCCTTGATTTGTGGGTGATTAGTCTCATCTACAGTGAATACATGTACCCTGTTTTCTACCTCTATCCAGCTACAACCAGGATTCTTTCGTattcctttctctctcatcaGTTTTCTCACATCTGCAACACTTTCTAATTTGCCAgaatctaaatatatatttgcTAGAAGGATGTAACTTCCAGATTCTTCCACATCAAACTCAAGTAAATTCCTCACTGCAACTTCTGCTAATTTAGATTCACAATGGGTCCGACAAGCGCCAAGGAGAGCCCCCCAAATAGCAGCATTTGGCTTAAAAGGCATTCCATCAATCAAATTCTTGGCCTCCTCAAGTAACCCAGCCCGACCAAGCAGATCCACCATACAAGAAAAATGTTCAGATGTTGGAGAGATACCAAAATCCTCAGTCATGGAATAAAAGTATTGCTTCCCTTCTGTTACAAGCCCTGCATGGCTACAACCTGATAGAACAGATACATAGCTTATATGATCAGGTGAGCATTTCATCTCCAACATATTCTCAAAAATCTCTATAACTTTCCTACCTTGACCATTTTGAGCATATCCCACCATTATCGCATTCCAAGAAATCACATTTTTCTCGTGTATCAAATCAAAGACTTTTTGTGCTTCTTCAATTCGTCCACACCTTGAATACATAGTAACAACACTATTTGCAACTGAAACATTAGAACCAAACCCTAATTTTTCAGCTTGAGATACAATTTGGATACCAAGTTTTAGTATTGCTAGATCAGCACAGGCACTAATTGAAGTTGCAAAAGTGACCCAATCAGGCTTAACTCCTTGCCTTTGCATCAAAGTATACAATTTGAGACCTTCTTCCCAAAAACCATGTTGAGTATATGTGCCTAACATTGAATTCCAAGTTATGACATTCTGCTCTGGCATTTGATCAAAACATTGTCGAGCTTTTTCAATATCACCAATCTTAGAAAATGCAGTGATCATTGCTGTCCATGATATTATATCTCTTATTGGCATCAGTTCAAATGCATGATTCGCTTCCTGTACATTTCCACACTTTGTGTACATCGTAACTAAAGCATTTCCTATAGCAACAGAGGAATCCATTCCAGTCTTGATTGTATATCCATGTAGCTGCTCCCCAGTTGAAACATACTTTTCACCTGAACAAACCCCCAGAATCGTTGCAAGAGTAAACTCATCCAAGGAAATAGGAGCCTCTCTCATTTGATTAAACAGTTCCAAAGCTTCTTCCTCTAACCCAAAATGTGCAAGTCCACTAATTAAAGAAGTCCAAGAAACTGCATTGTGTTCTGTTAAGCTATCAAAGATCTGCCTAGCAAATTCTAAGCATCCACATTTTGCATACATATCAACCAAACCACTACCAACTAGAACATCAATAGTCGGCTCCATTCGAACAATCCGAGCATGCAAATGGGTACCCCATTCAAGATCATATATACTTGTGCAAGCGCTAAGTACACTGGCATATGTCATGGAATTCGGTCTAACACCTTGACTCCACATCTCAACAAAAGTACCAAGGCTCTGAACCCCAAAGCCATGTTGAGAGAAGATCGATATCATCGTGTTCCAAGACACGGAGTCACGTTCAGGCATCTGGTTGAACAAGTCGAAAGCCCTTCCAACCCCATACAATTTGGAATATCCATAGATCATACTGTTCCAACAAAACAAACTTGGATTTGGGATCCTCAAAAACACTCTCTCAGCATAACTCACTTTTCCAGACTTAATATACATATCCATTATTGAATTCTGAATAGCCATATACACATTGCTTCCAAAATCAAACTTCTCCACAAGACCATGTAATTGTAGAGCCAACTTCATGTATGCGAGACTGCCACCAGCCTTCATTGCACAAGTGAAAGAAAACGGATCATTAACACAATTACCATCCTGTACCATCGAAACAAacatatttaaagttttttctGGTTGACCATTACGGAAATAGCCCGACATCATCACAGTCCAAGAAACAGAGTCTCTTTcaggcatttcatcaaacaccttCTCTGCTTCACTCATCCGACCCAAATCAGCAAACCCACTAATCATCGTGTTCCAACTAAAAACATTACGATACTCAATGTTGTTGAAAACCCAACAAGCATCGTCGATGAGATTGCAATTGGAGTACAAATGCAAGAGATGGTTTTGAAGGAAAACGGAAGAGTCAAGGCCAGTGGATATAAGCTGTGCATGGAGTTTTTGAGCAATGGGTGTGGACTTGATGGAAGCACAGGCTTTCATGGCCTCGTAGAACTTTTGGGATAGTTCCATATAAGACAATTGTGCTGAGGGGTCGTGGAAGAGAACGAGTTTTGTGGAGAGGTTTTGTTGTTGGGTTGAGACATGGCGTATGAGTATGCGTGAGAGTTGTGGAAGACAGTGGTTTAGAGTGAGGAACATTTGGCAGTGAAGGACTGTTGTAGCTTTGAGATCTCATTTGATTGTcagttgagagttgagacttgagacAATGTTCATAAGGTGTTTGtttagttttcttcttcttcttcttctttttgaagTACCTGCCGCGCGGGTATGCATTCATAATAACAAAGATAAATGTTAATATAAAAGGCAAATGTCACCGAAtaggaactatttttaaaaatattttataaaaaaataattaatttttttggacaatttttaatattttttatgaaagtggCGTTAAAACCTTTATTGATATGGTTTACTAATAATTGTCTTGAGAACACCTATTAACAtaagcttaaaaaataaataaataaaaaacaagttaggtTTGTTTAAGTAAATAATTGTTGGTGTACACTATACACCTGTTGCACACAAATTACACATATCCTTGTTTCACACAAAGTATTTTTGAActcgaaaagaaaaaaaaaaaacttgtgttgTGTGTAATAGTGTGCAATGTGTAATAAATATTGCCCATAAAGTAAATAGCAAAAAGTGATGATAgttaaaaataactaaaatcatattttcaaaacattatcttctcaaaaaataaaaaaacctattttcaaaacactatttcatgttttcaactagaatatatattgtaaggacgcgatttgtaTCGAACcacaacagtgttgggttcgcacgtaaaaaggcccaaacaatatcatttgtagagcgtgggtttcaaaggttaggccttagtcaccaggcggtgagtctttcgtggtgttcatacatggttaagtcattttcgccctaggagtctttttCCAGGAGgcgggttgggaggctctggtttttgtcCATTTTTCCTAACCCCCTCTCCTGATTgttcccttttccttttatactagcctgtgtttttttatctttcgtccacgtgtaggatcgacattccaagactgatacttgtcccatcagcccatacccagagtggttgggggtggttgtaaaagctagaaagtatggctctgtcaagtgcagagtattgaatggcagtaaaggcaactttccctggtcgttattctttccagcatacccttttctattagcacagatattttagatttttcccaagttgtttctgtaccatttttgccctttcttcttatgggacctcggacatgccgaggactgagtcgtCCTCGGTTGTGTCCCAAGGCCATTTTGTACTTGTTTTAACGATCTTAGACTATAACCcttctcggcttgggccttgagccccaatgaataaatgggattggcccacgaattgttgggccccacaatagcccttcaaaaccctactgtccgacctcttggttggaaatgAGAGTTTTGGTAATACCTAACCTTTATTATGGCTCGTTTAACTCAGCCTCTTTATTAATGTTGGCGTTTCTTTATCTGCCCAGGAAAcgtaccggtctacgagacattcctctgaattCATTCACAACGCATTCctgccgtttggttatccaaaacaCGCCTTTAATGACTTACATTTACGAGACCATTTAATTTCGATGGTTTGTTGACGATgcggggaagtggaacgggtacATCCTCGTTTAccaattttcttggaaatctggacgGATTAAATACCTTCCGTTCCACCCTTCGTATAAGAAGGGAGACAAGAGGATATTTCTTTCGTACAGAGACCTTTTCAATCCCTCTGAAGTCTGAAACCTTTAGCTTCCTCCAGAGTTTACTTTATTCACTAGTTGTATCCTAGCTCGTGATACACTCAAGATAAGAGCAAATAATGAAAGAACCATACCTCTCCTAGAAACTCCACATTCTTACAAAGCTTAAAATgactcggtcagggcaaggatggcgaagactcaaaatcctTTTTACCCTCCtcttagccaaaatccgaaacaaGGGCTCGTCACGTTAAACATTCGGCgtgactgagctggggtcactcattatcagtaccagccgctctctcatgagcataactaacatggcaccagcgtgttaggagtcaggactgaggcagggactaagtgcccctgcttcttcctctcttcgttcactggtatctccttttacctctctttcttcttctttccaccaccagacccatcctggtgcttttccttctccctcttttgctcctctttctttcctttcatctcctctctcttcttctcctccttcttttcattcatctcctccatcttcttctgaagaatgtccttctctcaatatgggcgctactgaggcagagtttgAAATGACTttggagacgagtttaaaaaggcATCTGACTGTTTATTTGTCtgcattgttgttgttttttctttttttattgttttggtgatccaccttttgtataggcttgtttaagcccctctttgtacgttgtaatacatctttatattaataaaaattgttactattttacttcgcatgttctatctctatatttccgaAATGATAACGCGATGAATAGACGtacaatcttgtgaattctttttatttttaaactttgaccgacgtctaggaccaaagtcctagttaataaaaagatcttactCTGTGATTATAGAAACAATCCAGCTTAATAACACTGAATCGAACAGGTGATACTTAGAGCTGAAACTCCTATTAGGCAGAAAAAGAAACGACATTATGATAAGCTTACTGAGTTGGTCTGGCACAATACCGTCGACCTTcgagtacaatacttggggccgtaatcccttatcaaagagaaagaCGCTATTATGAACTTgcaagtgctgttcggcacaataatatagcattgaATTAATGACACTTAGGGTCAAAATATTTGCTAAGGGAAAGATATTatcataactttaatagagttgtttggcaagACAACGCCGACCTGCGAAAATaacacttaccccaaaaatagccgagatgacaACTGAATGCTCGATATGGTGTAGAAAGTAACCAtccgaagacatatcacccgcaaaatgaacagcctCTCTAGGTTACTGAATAGTGGGGCATTTCACTATCTTCCTAACACTTTTAATAGCTTTAACATTTTatagtatttgagccgaggactgagtaacttagaatttttattgaGTAGCCGACCTTacgaaactcagttttctcatccaagtagttggtttccccataggtttgagtccgaggaccatacaataccttggttctgtccaaaactcagttttcccatccaagtagttggtttccccataggtttgagtccgaggaccatacaataccttggttatgtccaaaactcagttttctcatccaagtagttggtttccccataggtttgagtccgaggaccatacaataccttggttctgtccaaaactcagttttctcatcaaagtagttggtttccccataggcttgagtccgaggaccatacaataccttggttctgtccaaaacttagttttctcatccaagtaattggtttccccataggtttgagtccgaagaccatacaataccttggttctgtccaaaactcagttttctcatccaagtagttggtttccccataggtttgagtccgaggaccatacaataccttggttctgtccaaaactcagtcttctcatctaagtagttggggactcagttttgataagtagttggggtAATTAtcccctcggctatggcgtgggaccttggtttaaAGGGactagctcctcggccaagcccctggAACCATCCCTGCTATTGATGCTATAAAAAGCCCCTtgtgaagaaacgtagcccctagtgggacTTTACTCTAAAACACTATAACcagctgttagaaatgacaaaggaaatCTCTTGACCTACtgcctataccaacacacaagcctttcccacagacggcgccaattgtaaggacgcgattcgtatCGAACcacaacagtgttgggttcgcacgtaaaaaggcccaaacaatatcatttgtagagcgtgggtttgaaaggctaggccttagtcaccaggcgaTGAGTCTTTCGTgatgttcatacataattaagtcattttcgccctaggagtctttttccaggaggcgggctgggaggctctggtttttagccatttttcccagccccctctcttGATTGttccattttccttttata
Protein-coding regions in this window:
- the LOC115978702 gene encoding pentatricopeptide repeat-containing protein At2g13600-like, whose translation is MFLTLNHCLPQLSRILIRHVSTQQQNLSTKLVLFHDPSAQLSYMELSQKFYEAMKACASIKSTPIAQKLHAQLISTGLDSSVFLQNHLLHLYSNCNLIDDACWVFNNIEYRNVFSWNTMISGFADLGRMSEAEKVFDEMPERDSVSWTVMMSGYFRNGQPEKTLNMFVSMVQDGNCVNDPFSFTCAMKAGGSLAYMKLALQLHGLVEKFDFGSNVYMAIQNSIMDMYIKSGKVSYAERVFLRIPNPSLFCWNSMIYGYSKLYGVGRAFDLFNQMPERDSVSWNTMISIFSQHGFGVQSLGTFVEMWSQGVRPNSMTYASVLSACTSIYDLEWGTHLHARIVRMEPTIDVLVGSGLVDMYAKCGCLEFARQIFDSLTEHNAVSWTSLISGLAHFGLEEEALELFNQMREAPISLDEFTLATILGVCSGEKYVSTGEQLHGYTIKTGMDSSVAIGNALVTMYTKCGNVQEANHAFELMPIRDIISWTAMITAFSKIGDIEKARQCFDQMPEQNVITWNSMLGTYTQHGFWEEGLKLYTLMQRQGVKPDWVTFATSISACADLAILKLGIQIVSQAEKLGFGSNVSVANSVVTMYSRCGRIEEAQKVFDLIHEKNVISWNAIMVGYAQNGQGRKVIEIFENMLEMKCSPDHISYVSVLSGCSHAGLVTEGKQYFYSMTEDFGISPTSEHFSCMVDLLGRAGLLEEAKNLIDGMPFKPNAAIWGALLGACRTHCESKLAEVAVRNLLEFDVEESGSYILLANIYLDSGKLESVADVRKLMREKGIRKNPGCSWIEVENRVHVFTVDETNHPQIKDIYRKLEEMMKKIEDTGNYKNAIRSLRGQGYHSEKLAVAFGLINLPTWMPIHVMKNLRVCNDCHLTIKLISLVTSRELIVRDGYRFHHFKNGFCSCGDYW